A DNA window from Clostridium pasteurianum contains the following coding sequences:
- a CDS encoding X2-like carbohydrate binding domain-containing protein — MKKHCLLFSAFAALLFVLLSFNNCYAATDTTHPGFRVQGRFLYDNQGEKVTLYGINKMAIWTDIDGEPSFHEIAKTGANCVRITWNTSGTAEQLDTVIHNCRAEHMIPIVELHDATGEWSKLSSLVDYWTRPDIVKVIQKHQQYLLVNIGNEVGDTSVTDADFKSGYESAVSKMRTAGIHVPLLIDGTSWGQNIKILQSCGPDIISADPDKNVMFSVHMWWPYMYGHTDQEVVDSLKKSADMNLPLVVGEFGNEWDTTEAGQIPYKTIMENCAKNQIGYIAWEWGPGNKPQTFLDMTTDSTYATLHDWGLEVAVTSKYSVKNLAVRPISMLSNLPPEMPKEGLPAGNLALNKKAVASSLESTEYSADNIVDGDPNTRWASNTSDSNWVYVDLGEKKDINRVIINWETAYAAQYKIQVSDDATSWTDVYTQYSGKGQTEDISLKGSGRYVRIYGLQRVNSSYGYSIFELGVYGPDSDLSASISPDVATFDKAKENQKDVTVTLDSKANTLSSITNGDYVLKAGTDYTVDDNKLTIKKEYLSTLPVDTAKLTLNYSGGVNPNLLIAVGDTTPSPYVSPRTASFNSAANKQKDITVTMNQGNSSLTGITNGDYSLVSGKDYTVDGNNVTIAKEYLAKQQLGETDLSFNFDKADSFILKINVTDTTPCSTITPNKTAFEKRVPEDVAVTMALNGNTLSAIKNGDTILKADTDYTVDGNVVTIKKEYLAKQPVGTTKLTFDFSEGINPILNIDVKDTPQNSTITPYSTVFDSKAPKDIQVTMALKGNTLSAIKNGDATLTADTDYTVDGNVVTIKKEYLSKQSAKSLKLTFSFSEGKDQVLTIIPPATFKVESFNMITSSTSNSLAPRFKITNTSSSPLNLADVKIRYYFTLEGTEPQCFWCDWSPVGNSNVTGTFVKMDNPTATANYYLEIGFTTAAGTLAPNESIQVMTRFAKSDWTNYDQSNDYSFDASDNNYSTSNKITSYNGTTLNSGIEPQ, encoded by the coding sequence ATGAAAAAACATTGTTTATTGTTTTCAGCTTTTGCAGCACTACTTTTCGTGCTGTTATCATTCAATAATTGCTACGCTGCAACTGATACAACTCATCCAGGTTTCAGAGTTCAAGGAAGGTTTCTCTATGACAATCAGGGAGAAAAAGTAACACTTTACGGTATAAACAAAATGGCTATTTGGACAGATATAGATGGTGAGCCATCTTTTCATGAAATAGCAAAAACAGGAGCAAACTGTGTAAGAATTACTTGGAATACTTCTGGTACAGCAGAGCAGCTGGATACCGTTATTCATAACTGCCGTGCAGAACATATGATTCCTATTGTAGAGCTTCATGATGCAACTGGGGAATGGTCCAAGCTCTCTTCACTTGTTGATTACTGGACAAGGCCTGATATAGTAAAAGTAATTCAAAAGCATCAGCAGTATCTCTTAGTTAACATTGGAAATGAAGTAGGTGATACTTCTGTAACAGATGCTGATTTCAAATCTGGATATGAATCAGCCGTAAGTAAAATGAGAACAGCAGGTATTCATGTACCTCTATTAATTGATGGTACTTCTTGGGGACAAAATATTAAGATTCTCCAGAGCTGCGGTCCTGACATAATCAGTGCTGACCCTGATAAAAATGTTATGTTCTCCGTCCACATGTGGTGGCCATATATGTATGGACATACTGATCAAGAAGTAGTTGACTCACTAAAAAAATCTGCAGATATGAACCTACCTTTGGTAGTTGGAGAATTCGGTAATGAATGGGATACTACAGAAGCTGGTCAAATCCCATACAAAACCATAATGGAGAATTGTGCTAAAAACCAAATAGGTTATATAGCTTGGGAATGGGGTCCTGGAAACAAACCTCAAACATTTTTGGATATGACAACAGACAGCACTTATGCTACTTTACACGATTGGGGCTTAGAGGTTGCTGTAACAAGTAAATACAGTGTAAAGAATCTCGCTGTAAGACCTATATCAATGTTATCAAATCTTCCTCCTGAAATGCCTAAAGAAGGCTTGCCAGCTGGAAATCTTGCTCTTAACAAAAAAGCTGTTGCTTCTTCTCTTGAAAGCACTGAATATTCAGCAGATAACATCGTTGATGGTGACCCAAATACACGATGGGCAAGTAATACTTCAGATTCAAATTGGGTTTATGTAGATCTTGGCGAAAAGAAAGACATAAATAGAGTAATCATAAACTGGGAAACTGCATATGCAGCACAATATAAAATTCAAGTTTCAGATGATGCAACTTCTTGGACTGATGTTTACACTCAATACAGCGGAAAAGGACAAACTGAAGATATAAGCCTTAAGGGCTCTGGACGTTATGTAAGAATTTACGGCCTGCAGAGAGTTAATAGCAGCTATGGGTACTCTATTTTCGAGCTTGGAGTATACGGACCTGACTCAGATTTAAGTGCATCTATATCTCCTGATGTAGCAACTTTTGATAAAGCCAAAGAAAATCAAAAAGATGTTACTGTTACACTAGATTCAAAAGCTAATACTTTAAGCTCAATCACAAATGGAGATTATGTATTAAAAGCTGGAACTGATTATACTGTAGATGACAATAAGCTTACTATTAAAAAAGAGTATCTGTCAACATTACCAGTAGATACAGCAAAACTCACCCTTAATTACAGTGGTGGAGTTAATCCTAATCTTTTAATTGCCGTTGGTGATACCACACCAAGTCCTTATGTAAGTCCACGCACAGCATCCTTTAATAGTGCTGCCAATAAGCAAAAGGACATTACAGTTACAATGAACCAAGGTAATAGTAGTCTTACAGGAATCACTAATGGTGATTATTCTCTAGTTTCTGGCAAAGACTATACAGTTGACGGAAATAACGTAACAATTGCAAAGGAATATCTTGCAAAGCAGCAGCTTGGAGAAACAGATTTATCCTTTAATTTTGATAAAGCAGACAGTTTTATTTTAAAAATAAATGTAACTGATACTACTCCATGTTCAACAATTACCCCTAATAAAACTGCTTTTGAAAAACGAGTTCCAGAGGATGTTGCTGTAACAATGGCTCTTAACGGAAACACTCTTTCAGCTATTAAAAATGGAGATACAATCCTTAAAGCAGATACTGATTATACTGTAGACGGAAATGTTGTAACAATTAAAAAAGAATACCTTGCAAAGCAGCCTGTTGGTACTACAAAACTCACTTTTGATTTCAGTGAGGGAATTAATCCAATACTAAATATAGACGTAAAGGATACACCTCAAAACTCTACAATTACTCCATATAGTACAGTATTTGATAGCAAAGCGCCAAAGGATATTCAAGTTACAATGGCACTTAAAGGAAACACTCTTTCAGCTATTAAAAATGGAGATGCAACTCTTACAGCAGATACTGATTATACTGTAGATGGAAATGTTGTAACAATCAAAAAGGAATATCTCAGTAAGCAAAGTGCTAAATCCTTAAAGCTTACCTTTAGTTTCAGTGAAGGCAAGGATCAAGTTCTTACTATTATTCCACCGGCAACCTTTAAAGTAGAGTCCTTTAATATGATTACTAGCTCAACTTCAAATTCACTTGCACCAAGATTTAAGATTACAAACACTAGCTCTTCACCTCTTAATCTTGCTGATGTAAAAATAAGATATTATTTTACATTAGAAGGTACAGAGCCTCAATGCTTCTGGTGTGACTGGTCTCCAGTTGGAAATTCTAATGTAACTGGAACTTTTGTTAAAATGGATAACCCAACTGCAACTGCAAATTATTATCTTGAAATAGGCTTTACAACAGCTGCAGGAACTCTTGCACCAAATGAAAGTATACAAGTTATGACACGTTTTGCAAAGTCTGATTGGACAAATTATGATCAATCAAATGATTATTCCTTTGATGCTTCAGATAATAATTACAGCACCTCCAATAAAATAACTTCTTATAATGGTACTACTTTAAATTCTGGTATTGAACCACAATAA
- a CDS encoding amidohydrolase family protein: protein MDDYEIRKDYVKDYVAPYGQKIMHGKVSMEEHFESPTWDATGDPQNETARDKVDYFKAVKARLHSPELRIKDMDRNGVEMFIMSLTQPGVQEVFDTKEAVKIAHEMNIWVYENYVKKYPKRFNAFAAVAMQDPEVACKELEFCVKELGFVGALINGYTMKDDKNHIEYLDEPQNFCFWKKLSELDVPLYLHPRDPAPSQQLAYKGYEGLLGSAWGFGAETALHAIRILCSGIFDELPNAKLILAHQGEGIPFALSRLQQRLNNQNPCGAHKKPLTYYFENNIWLTTSGHFNTCALENTLSSIGSNRVMFSADTPYESLDNACIWFDNIPMSSAERLKIGRQNAIDLLKLDI from the coding sequence ATGGACGATTATGAAATCAGAAAAGATTATGTAAAAGATTATGTTGCACCCTATGGTCAGAAAATAATGCATGGCAAAGTTTCAATGGAAGAACATTTTGAGTCTCCTACTTGGGATGCTACAGGTGATCCTCAGAATGAAACAGCCAGAGACAAGGTGGATTATTTTAAAGCAGTAAAAGCTCGTTTACATTCGCCTGAACTACGCATAAAGGACATGGACAGAAATGGAGTTGAAATGTTTATCATGTCACTGACTCAGCCTGGTGTGCAAGAAGTTTTTGATACAAAGGAAGCAGTAAAAATTGCTCATGAAATGAATATATGGGTTTATGAAAACTATGTTAAAAAATATCCTAAACGTTTCAACGCTTTTGCTGCGGTAGCAATGCAAGATCCTGAAGTCGCATGTAAAGAACTAGAGTTTTGCGTGAAAGAACTTGGATTTGTGGGAGCACTTATCAACGGCTATACTATGAAGGATGATAAAAATCATATAGAATATTTGGATGAACCACAGAATTTTTGTTTTTGGAAAAAGTTATCTGAATTAGACGTTCCTTTGTATTTACATCCACGTGATCCAGCACCAAGTCAGCAATTGGCTTACAAAGGATATGAGGGGCTTTTAGGTTCTGCTTGGGGCTTTGGAGCTGAAACAGCTTTACATGCCATTCGTATTCTTTGCAGTGGCATATTTGATGAATTGCCAAATGCCAAATTGATTCTAGCTCATCAAGGCGAAGGTATACCATTTGCATTATCAAGACTTCAACAACGTCTTAATAACCAAAATCCATGTGGTGCCCATAAAAAACCGCTGACATACTACTTTGAAAATAATATCTGGTTAACTACTAGTGGACATTTTAACACTTGTGCCTTAGAAAATACTCTTTCGTCAATCGGCAGCAATAGAGTAATGTTTTCCGCAGATACGCCTTATGAAAGTCTTGACAATGCCTGTATATGGTTTGATAATATTCCTATGAGTAGTGCAGAAAGACTGAAAATTGGACGTCAAAATGCAATTGATTTACTTAAATTAGATATCTAA
- a CDS encoding bacteriocin immunity protein, with the protein MEDKEKSIKSSKDLVHALYNSIAQSKKSGFEDIKEELLKIYVKLDVSNEKNIPLIDKLVKYIYYTAYIEKLHFSSYEDNIIRELSEMSKYTGLKGVIKSLSKARIVR; encoded by the coding sequence ATGGAAGATAAGGAAAAAAGTATTAAGAGTTCTAAAGATTTAGTACATGCTTTATACAATAGTATTGCACAATCAAAAAAAAGTGGATTTGAAGATATTAAAGAAGAATTATTAAAAATTTATGTAAAGCTAGATGTATCTAACGAAAAAAATATTCCTCTGATAGATAAGTTAGTTAAATATATATATTATACAGCTTATATAGAAAAACTACATTTTTCATCTTATGAAGATAATATTATAAGAGAGTTATCAGAAATGAGTAAATATACTGGTTTAAAGGGTGTAATTAAAAGTTTAAGTAAAGCTAGGATTGTCCGATGA
- a CDS encoding DUF2889 domain-containing protein — translation MEKSLYSRNFEVNYYEVKDNIWRTTSHLIDNQHDIQVTADVSVPDMIILDVRIELLRYPTKNCILIKDKAKELIGTNIISEFRSKCDELFCGELGCGNVRMLLGISVPGVIYNYFPHQIKMGKMTENQWWNFCREKLPKACISHTMMSNNA, via the coding sequence ATGGAAAAGAGTCTTTATTCAAGAAATTTTGAAGTTAACTATTATGAAGTAAAGGATAATATTTGGAGAACTACCTCACATTTAATAGATAATCAACATGATATTCAAGTAACAGCAGATGTATCCGTACCAGATATGATTATATTAGATGTTAGAATAGAATTATTGCGTTATCCGACTAAGAATTGCATTTTAATTAAAGATAAAGCCAAAGAACTAATAGGTACTAATATTATTTCAGAATTCCGCTCTAAATGTGATGAATTGTTTTGTGGTGAATTGGGATGTGGCAATGTTAGAATGCTTCTTGGAATTTCTGTGCCTGGGGTAATCTATAATTATTTTCCGCATCAAATTAAAATGGGAAAAATGACAGAAAATCAATGGTGGAATTTTTGCAGAGAAAAACTTCCCAAGGCATGTATATCTCACACAATGATGAGTAACAACGCCTAA
- a CDS encoding PadR family transcriptional regulator yields MKIQLYILGILMRYGSKHGYSIKQIVSDNIADFAKIKLPTIYYHLDKLAEKGYINYVIEKDGNRPEKTVYSITDSGVSYFNSLINKILAENYSLEFDFDGVLYFSEFVNKKTVIKNLNRQKDYIENKLKELANNKDNTVKKLLPECRIYCINIFNHHIYHLETELKWINETLKGLS; encoded by the coding sequence ATGAAAATACAATTATATATTCTAGGGATTCTCATGAGATATGGTTCAAAGCATGGATACAGTATTAAACAAATAGTATCAGATAACATAGCAGACTTTGCTAAAATCAAACTCCCTACAATTTATTATCATTTAGATAAACTTGCGGAAAAAGGCTATATAAATTATGTTATTGAAAAAGATGGTAATAGGCCTGAAAAGACAGTATATTCTATCACTGATTCAGGAGTTTCTTATTTTAATTCCCTGATTAATAAAATTTTAGCTGAAAATTATAGTTTAGAATTCGATTTTGATGGAGTATTATATTTTTCTGAATTTGTTAATAAAAAAACTGTTATTAAAAATTTAAATAGGCAAAAAGATTATATAGAAAATAAGCTGAAAGAATTAGCTAATAATAAAGATAATACAGTAAAAAAATTGTTACCTGAGTGCAGAATTTATTGTATTAACATATTTAATCATCATATATATCATTTAGAAACTGAATTAAAATGGATAAATGAGACATTAAAGGGACTCTCTTAA
- a CDS encoding LysR family transcriptional regulator encodes MDTQTLKTFLLLSKLNNFSLTAEKLFVAQSTVTNRIAELEKEIGKKLFIRDKKHIGLTREGILFKSYAKRILELEKNAMQEMNQVNFFKNTLRIGSADTVYECYLYPIISSFLISNHDTSVKVILDHSQDLLHLLEDQLLDIVFSYLYYKKPGYQCVPFASDELILVTSPKNNSFINGIYKNDLTKIQYLMCDLALQGTGQFIRSLFPNYYQFPFEIDNSTKLVQYLLDGFGYSFLPKSIVKSYIENNSLISIPLIDFDTPQINSYLVYKTNNKGVQNFLSMFSLDQSLK; translated from the coding sequence ATGGACACGCAGACTTTAAAGACCTTTCTTCTACTTTCAAAATTAAATAATTTTTCACTTACAGCTGAAAAATTATTTGTAGCTCAATCCACAGTGACAAACCGTATTGCCGAACTAGAAAAAGAAATTGGCAAAAAATTATTTATCCGTGATAAAAAACATATAGGACTAACTAGAGAAGGTATTCTGTTTAAGAGTTATGCAAAGAGAATTTTAGAATTAGAGAAAAATGCCATGCAAGAAATGAATCAGGTGAATTTTTTTAAAAACACACTTCGAATTGGAAGTGCCGATACTGTTTATGAATGTTATTTATATCCCATTATCAGCTCTTTTCTAATTTCCAATCATGACACTTCAGTTAAAGTAATACTTGATCATTCACAGGATTTGCTGCATCTATTAGAAGACCAACTACTGGATATTGTTTTTTCATATCTATATTATAAAAAACCTGGATACCAATGTGTCCCCTTTGCTTCTGACGAGCTGATTCTCGTCACTAGTCCTAAAAACAATTCTTTTATAAATGGTATCTATAAAAATGATCTCACCAAAATACAGTATCTCATGTGTGACCTTGCGCTGCAGGGAACAGGACAATTTATACGTTCTTTATTTCCTAACTATTATCAATTTCCCTTTGAGATTGACAACAGTACAAAACTCGTGCAGTATTTGCTTGATGGTTTCGGTTATAGTTTTCTCCCCAAAAGCATTGTAAAATCCTATATAGAAAATAACTCCTTGATTTCAATACCATTAATTGATTTTGACACACCTCAAATCAATAGTTATCTTGTTTATAAAACTAATAATAAAGGAGTACAAAATTTTCTATCAATGTTTTCATTAGATCAATCACTTAAATGA
- a CDS encoding MFS transporter, whose translation MIFAVTSMANLVVCFSINSLNLALPTLTKEFGVSQNSISWLALVYSLIPCCTLLIFGRTAELYGYKRQFKIGFLFFGAVCIAAPLLSVNLGALIFFRCLQGIGYSIMISITQAIVSRTFDSNKRGKALGINSVFISIGMAAGPTIGGFLLTHFSWHAIFYFNVPFCILGFIATCIVMPDDKKEVSESKGMDWLGAILFSMSIGAISVGLNFSIKWGWKSVPFLGCVFFSVLVLYIFIMREKRTELPLMPLKLFKNKMFSMANIVCMLSYLVQQLITYLVPFYLVDILLLPSDQSGLIMLASPIMMMVMSPLGGSMCDKYGTRLPSGIGLIFICGGCLFMSLLKSSSNYTMVIFTLIAMGIGNGLSVSSINAAILNSAPRKHAGVASGMLATMRNFGQTLGVASSSVILTSRQLVYSKNKSLSAKDIYLFAQRDTYYFGIFILIVALAFVFLLPRTITEGKLAMKN comes from the coding sequence ATGATCTTTGCAGTTACTAGCATGGCAAATCTAGTTGTATGCTTTTCTATAAATAGTTTGAATCTTGCTCTTCCAACACTTACAAAGGAATTTGGCGTTAGTCAGAATAGTATTAGCTGGCTAGCACTAGTGTACTCACTTATACCATGTTGTACTCTGCTGATTTTTGGGAGGACAGCAGAACTTTATGGGTATAAGAGGCAGTTTAAAATTGGATTTTTGTTTTTCGGGGCAGTATGTATTGCAGCGCCATTATTGTCGGTAAATTTAGGAGCGCTGATTTTTTTTCGCTGCTTACAGGGAATTGGATATAGTATTATGATTTCTATTACACAGGCAATTGTTAGTCGAACTTTTGATTCAAATAAGCGTGGCAAGGCGCTTGGCATAAACTCTGTATTTATTTCCATAGGAATGGCTGCGGGACCTACAATTGGGGGATTTTTATTGACTCATTTCTCGTGGCATGCTATTTTTTATTTTAATGTGCCATTTTGCATTTTAGGTTTTATTGCAACCTGCATTGTTATGCCAGATGACAAGAAAGAGGTTTCTGAATCAAAAGGTATGGATTGGCTTGGTGCCATTTTATTTTCAATGTCAATAGGTGCCATTTCAGTAGGGCTTAACTTTAGTATTAAATGGGGATGGAAATCAGTTCCGTTTTTAGGATGTGTATTTTTCAGCGTTCTTGTATTATATATATTTATCATGCGTGAAAAACGTACAGAATTACCATTAATGCCTCTGAAGTTATTTAAAAATAAAATGTTTTCCATGGCAAATATTGTGTGTATGCTTTCTTATCTTGTACAGCAATTGATTACATACCTAGTACCATTTTACTTAGTGGACATACTGCTATTACCATCGGATCAGTCAGGGCTAATCATGCTGGCATCTCCAATTATGATGATGGTGATGTCGCCACTTGGAGGGAGTATGTGTGATAAGTATGGAACACGTTTACCGTCCGGTATTGGATTGATTTTTATATGTGGAGGATGTCTATTTATGAGTTTATTGAAAAGTTCTTCTAATTATACTATGGTCATATTTACACTAATTGCTATGGGAATTGGAAATGGACTGAGTGTTTCTTCAATCAATGCGGCTATTTTAAATTCAGCGCCTAGAAAACATGCCGGTGTTGCTTCTGGAATGTTAGCAACAATGCGTAATTTTGGACAGACATTAGGTGTTGCATCCAGTAGTGTCATTTTAACGTCACGCCAGTTAGTTTACAGTAAAAATAAAAGTTTGAGTGCGAAGGATATTTATCTATTTGCACAAAGGGATACTTATTATTTTGGAATTTTTATTTTAATAGTAGCGCTGGCTTTTGTGTTTTTACTTCCTCGTACTATTACAGAAGGGAAATTAGCAATGAAGAATTAA
- a CDS encoding cellulose binding domain-containing protein, with protein sequence MLKRKLLFGLAAVIMFSQPVAINNFIPATSSASSTISVKAATTSKSATTLPTMPPAGYDKHGQYPSGNVKDVYYYSSVTKSTRKMVVYTPPGYSTTKKYPVIYAIHGVNSWPSTIFDSWCVDASTLADNLIGQGKIQPVIIVSMDNNNVNSHNELFNAVMPYAESHYPIIADADHRGIYGYSMGGGVTFAEGLGHLDTFHHICPSSATPFNHPSDANMFPNNGAEAKAKIKTLLLSCGTSDWDGFYPPNLATHNYCVAHNIPHYWLSVQGGGHDGSVWRPAMWNFLQLAFPAKQNDNPTPVPTTTKVEAPAMSVVSGTYTTAQKVTLSSATSKAAIYYTTDGSDPTSSSTLYSGPITISKTTTLKAIAVKAGMTDSDVTSDTYTISTSPEPKPQSPIEVSCSVASNWGSGASINVTIKNNGTTPINGWNLSWTLPNGQAVTNMWDGSYKMGANNTITVSSMPYNAAIAPNSTQSFGFNMSYSGTFSAPTAYKLNGADCTIK encoded by the coding sequence ATGTTAAAGAGAAAATTACTATTCGGTTTGGCTGCTGTTATTATGTTCTCGCAGCCAGTTGCAATAAATAACTTTATACCTGCTACTTCTTCAGCCTCAAGTACCATAAGCGTTAAAGCTGCTACAACAAGTAAATCAGCAACAACACTTCCAACTATGCCACCAGCAGGGTATGATAAACACGGTCAGTATCCATCAGGAAATGTTAAAGATGTTTACTATTATTCATCAGTAACAAAAAGTACAAGAAAGATGGTAGTTTATACTCCACCAGGCTACAGCACAACTAAAAAGTATCCTGTTATTTATGCAATTCACGGTGTTAATTCTTGGCCATCAACCATTTTTGACAGTTGGTGTGTTGATGCTAGTACTTTAGCTGATAACCTTATTGGTCAGGGAAAAATTCAGCCAGTAATAATAGTATCCATGGACAATAATAACGTTAATTCTCATAATGAACTATTTAATGCTGTTATGCCATATGCTGAATCACATTATCCAATTATAGCTGATGCTGATCATAGAGGAATTTATGGTTATTCAATGGGCGGCGGAGTAACATTTGCTGAAGGTCTCGGTCATCTAGACACCTTCCACCATATATGTCCATCATCTGCTACACCATTTAATCATCCATCTGATGCAAACATGTTCCCTAATAATGGAGCAGAAGCCAAAGCAAAAATTAAAACACTACTTCTTTCCTGCGGAACATCAGATTGGGACGGTTTTTATCCACCAAATTTAGCTACACATAATTATTGCGTCGCTCATAACATTCCACATTACTGGTTGTCTGTTCAAGGTGGAGGTCACGATGGCAGCGTATGGAGACCTGCTATGTGGAACTTCCTTCAATTAGCATTCCCAGCAAAGCAGAATGATAATCCAACTCCTGTACCAACTACTACTAAAGTTGAAGCTCCAGCTATGAGTGTTGTGTCCGGAACATATACCACTGCTCAAAAGGTGACTTTAAGCAGCGCAACTTCAAAGGCGGCTATATATTATACAACTGACGGAAGTGATCCTACAAGTTCATCAACATTATATAGTGGACCAATAACAATATCAAAAACTACTACTTTAAAAGCTATTGCTGTAAAGGCTGGAATGACAGATTCAGATGTAACTTCTGATACCTATACAATTTCAACTTCTCCTGAGCCTAAACCACAATCACCAATTGAAGTTTCATGTTCAGTTGCAAGCAATTGGGGTTCCGGCGCATCAATTAATGTAACAATAAAAAATAATGGTACGACTCCAATAAACGGCTGGAATTTATCATGGACTCTCCCTAACGGTCAAGCTGTAACAAATATGTGGGATGGCAGCTATAAAATGGGGGCAAACAATACTATAACAGTATCTAGTATGCCCTACAATGCTGCAATAGCACCTAACTCAACTCAGAGCTTTGGTTTCAATATGAGCTACAGTGGAACATTTAGTGCACCAACAGCTTACAAGTTAAATGGCGCTGACTGCACAATAAAATAA